DNA sequence from the Poecilia reticulata strain Guanapo linkage group LG19, Guppy_female_1.0+MT, whole genome shotgun sequence genome:
CCAAATACTTTACTTTGGTATGCAAAAGGTTATTTAAGTGATACTAGccttttcatttagtttttttttctgttttatttagacagaatgtgaaacaaatcaaattacTTTAAACTCCTCCTCCAGGCCCACACGGTCACCATCGGCAAAGGTGTTGTGCAGTTTGTGCAGATGTCCTTCCAGAGATGACACATCCAGCTCTGTGTCTCCATAGAGGTAGTATTCAAGCAAGGCCTGGTAGACGAATGAGTACTGCATCTAGGGTGAggacagaaatattaaatacacACCGTATGGGTAGTTGATGATAATGCACCAGGGAGTCCATCTTTAACTCACATCTGTCTGGATGAGCTGGGAGCGCTGCTCTCGTATCTTGGAGACAAACCCAAACACATCAACTATCTGCTCCGCGTGCATCATGTCGATCATGCCGTCGATTACGATGAAGGTTCCCGTTCTCCCAACACCAGCACTGggcacagaaaacacacacgcTGTGTTTACCACAATGCTCAGCTGACACTTGTATGGTAATGGGAAgcgagagaaaaacaaaagcacatctGTGCTTGTAAACACATTCGTTGCTATaaatcactttgtttttgtttacccACAGACTCACAGAGAGTACATTCATACCCAAATACATCACTTCCCATAGAAACTAAGTGGataactgaaacaaacaaaacctcaTTCAGGAATACTAAGCTTGTTCAGTTCAAGTAAACGCATTTAGCTACATCAGCTGCTGACTCTTCAGTACCTGCAGTGGACCACAATAGGTCCAGAAAATGGCGGATTCACAGCCTTGACCTTTTTCAGGAACTTGAGCATGCCAATGGGGGAGAAAGGAACTCCAAAGTCAGGCCAGCTGGTGAAGTGAAGCTGTGTGACCGGACGGGGAGTCTTAGCAGCATCACTGGCTtgctgtgaaattaaaatataaatattgaagtTATATATTAAGacaataatttatgttttcagaAATCAATTAGAAAGCTTTTCTCATCTAGGAGAGTCAAGTCTTGTTTTGTGTTAGCTTGAAGCAGGCTAACACAAAGCCTGTGAAGTCTGCACAACTTGTCTGGCTAAATTAATGTTCTAATATAGAATCCAATTAAATATTGCATTATATTGCTCAGCCTTGTTACTAGGTATAAAAGATTAGGATGTCTTGCAAAGGGAAATATGACTGCACACCATGGCTGTCTAATGATAATAAAGCTTCCTGTGATGTGTCGCCTCCCATCTGTTGTGCAATCAAATTTACtatatattattatgttatGCTCCTTGCAAATGAATTTAAACACAGTTTGTGGTTTGTAGATCtatatttcagctgttttagcACTTAGACTTAACACTAAAGTTAGCGTGTGATTCACTTCTTAAGTAAAAGCCATTTCAGGACTGCACAATGTATTATCATAGTATCAAAGTGTCCAACATAAATGTCACAAAGGAGTGCATTATTTGTAGGCCAATATATTTCAGATctattgcatgtttttgtagCATTATGTAGGTCTCAGATTAAAAATTGGCATTCCTTCATCATATACTTCCTTTGACCTCCTtctaatttcagattttatctaGGGCccttatttaaaaatttgctcATTCCAGAAGTAACGGCTATAATCACGATCGATTCTAAtactttatcttttaaaatgaacactgaGAAAGAATTCTAGAAGAGTCTGGAAgaacatgttgtttttacagaaaacacttgaaatgtgCTGTCTCGCTTTAGGAAATATGCATATTAAATGCAAGTAAACAAAGTTTCTTAATGAATTCAAGAGGAACTGGTTTGCACTTACATGTTGTACACAGAACTTGCGTATTGTGTAGTCTACAAGGACTGTGAAGTCCTCGACTGCCACCCTTACATTCCCGTAAGTCCAGCAGCCCTGGTCTGGCCAGTACTGGTAACACTTATCCTGCAGGAATATACCATGAGAAACACATGatttagtaaaatgttaattgaaattaattcaaaatcaGTCCAGATCACATTAGGGAAGAACGTCTGAATAAACAACTTGGCAAAACGTTGTTTTTTGCTATATAacgttttaaaactttatatagacaaaaaataaacaccactGCCCTTTCATACATCACCCAAGTCTGAGTTTCACTTCAGCCCACAGCATTAACATAAGAAGCAACAATCTCCATATCTGAGCACCTTATCACTTCTCCTACAGGTAAGGGAACTTGAGTAGTAAATacctctttcctttctttcagaTTTGTCAGCATGACAACTGTTGCTACTTTCTGCTCCCAAATCATCCTCCAAAAGTCTGCTACTGTCTCTTCTTTTGGTcctgagaaataaaatatgaggTTATTGTAATctctaatgaaaaaaaaaaaaaatcggtttCCTTTATACCTTTACTTACCTTGTGCAGCtataaatttgttcttttctgtGTAACCCTGGTGGTAAAAGAATATTTCTAGTGACTATAATGCAAAGTAGTACTTTCTgagtgtaaaaacacaaaacaaaacaaaactattttttaaacaaatacctCCTGAAAGTACTGTAAACATTTATCTGACATTAGCGCAATTAATTATTTCGTCAACTTTTGAATTTACACAATCAGAATGATGAAAAACTAGCTCACATCAACGTAAGATGCATTAATGTAGTCTGAACATGGGTTCCCATCCAACTGAGTCAGCACCACTCGGGAATGATCATCTGttagtgaaaaaagaaacaaagaaatacttTAGGTGGAAGTACCACTCATTTTTGTCCATAAAGTGCTGGGCCGAACGAGAAAAAGCACTTCTGGGCCTCTTTCGGCACTTCTGGCTAAATATTGGAAGCGTGTTGGCAACAGACTGAATAACTTCatccacttcctctgctgccattgctaacACTACAGGCAGACAACTTGTCCTTCAGTTTTCTCATTGGCTTGGTAGAAATTCTACTGGTGAAATCCAAGTCAGTGGGAGAAAGCCTAGACTGTGCTTTGAAGTGAAATTTGAATCGAGCGGAATaagaaggcaatggccaggctagtGTCAGTGACATTAGCCTCGCTGTCAGTTTTTAGCAGCTTAAAGGCCTTATCCCTCCACAATGCATCTCTTTTCATCCATCTATCCACTTTCTTACACCCTCgaccctagtggggtcaggaggggtgccgGTGCCTATCTCAAgcgaacgtttcgggcgagaggcggggaacaccctggacaggtcgccagtgcATCGCAGGCACctcttttaaatttttgtgcattttcaaccaaataataaaattttttactgtagctaatattacaCATTTGAGGACTAGTTTTgaacacaaaaccaaaactaTGACAATGACGGTGTTTGGCTAGAAATAGCCAAACGCTCACCTAAAGTCTCTGACTCTATAAATGCCAAGGAAGAGAACTACAGCCAGCATAATGCGTCGACTTTAACTGCGACAGACAGAGAACCACTGAACAAATTTTAATACTGTTGTTTGGACACATGAGGACGTGAACAATAACAAGAAAATTTGGCTGACTGAGCAAAAAAATTGAGCAGCCTACGCCTGGCCAACCTAGATTGGTATGTTGTCATTTGTAGTAATTTTGCTTATTATCTGAGATGAGGTGGTTTTAGGTGGCTGAGTAATTTATTTGCTGTAGTAGTATTTAGCTTTGTATGCATTTTTGTGAATCAAATAGCTGGGAAGCATCTTAAAACTGCAATTATCCTGCTGTACCTCTTAGCCAAGACTTTAGAGggatttgtattattattattattcaaaatatatagttactgtaaaaataaagtacCTCTGTTATTATGAGGAATGATATGCAGTTTCAGgcttgaaaattatttaaattcaattataaacgtataaaaacaaaaaacctgagATGCTTACCAAACCgctaaaatgcaaaattttaacCCTGTTAACAAGTGCATCAAACTGAATAATGTCCACATACTTTAATTTCTGCACAATTacacaacaaagaaacagagtCAGAAACCATAAAGTTTCAGCcttttcaactgtttttgtcAGATTCTGCAAAGCACAAAGCAGAAATTACAGACTACTGAAGACAGCAATTTCCATCATTTCCACATATATTCACTAATTTGCTAAGTGTATATACTCATCCaaggttttcagatttttgctcAAAACTAAAGTcgactaaaactaaaactgagtTTACCAGAATTGTATTGGGATTTCatatgacagaccaacacaaagtaatggaTAATTACTAAGTGGAACGTATTTTCTAAGCTCCTTACAACTGCTGATCTGATGAGTGTGGCATTCATATTGTACTACACCCTTATCTTCGATCTCAAAATCTAGTTCAACAAACTGCCTTCAGAAATGGCCTAGTTAGATCTTAGAGTTCAAGTCTGTTTAGTTAAACATCAGCATGACAACCAAGGAACAcagtagagagagagaaagttgtAAAGAAGTTTAAAGTAGTGAGACTATAGTACAATATCCCAACGTTGACAAATTCACTGAGAACTGTTCAATTAATCAACTATTGTTTTCTTCAGTCTAGCTAAAATTGCTGCAAAAATGCTTCACCCAGCAGTCACTCGGCAAGAGCTATGTTGCGCACAGGACCAGTCCATcataaggaaacaaaaaaaacacacactcatacctaagGGCAATTGAGGGAGaccaagggtgtacagaaaatggatggatggattaatgtGTCAGGATGGCCAAgttaaagttcagacctaaaccCGATTGAGAATCTGGGTCAAGACTTAAAAAGATTCTGATCACAAATTGTACccatctaatctgactgagcttgggggattttttttaaagaaggaaaaatatccAGTACTTTTCATGAAATTGCAATTAGACACATGAAAAAGCTCACtgtgtgtgaatacttttggaatcTAAGACCTAAAGCCTGTTTCAAGCACTAAAACTCATCCACtagaaaagctgcaaaaacgCATTACTTAATTCTTAGTACATTTCTATTGTTGCCAAAAATGCAGGAATGTAGAAACACCTCTTCTCCCCATAGGGTTACACAGGTTTAAACTTGATTGTACATgcttagttatttttaattttaagagcTGCTGGCATAACTGCAGTGCAAGACCAgtgataaaaacacaagttcTCAGAAGAGGAACCACACGTGTTAGAAAGCAAAGCTATGGAGGAAACTATTAGAATATTGTTCTGTCATTGTAAGTGCATGTGCAAGCGGTTAATGGGAGCTTTACTGTATCTGTCAgagcggaaaaaaaaaaacgtgtcaaAGACACAATGGCGCTTGTTTGTGTATatagaaacaggaagcagagttTGACTCAGAAGCAAAGCAAGCTTCTACAGAACAGAAAGTACGCTCACAGGGAAGGATGTTGGGGTATCTGTTCTTCTCCTTGTTCTCATCCTTGTTTGCCTCTTCATACGTCCCCTGTGCATTGCCCCCTGGCAAGGACTGCAAAGCAAAATTACAGATTATACAACAACACAATCAGCAGTGGTCTGCTGCATGAAGGCACTTCCTCTGCTAAATTAGCTTAGAACTTcaacttcctctttctcttaCAACGGTCTAAAAAATCCCCATATATTTGTTGCTTGAACTATGAATCGGACAATTTATTTTGACTCAGACTCCTCAACAATagacaaaaatagtcaaatagGTACTTTTCGTTTGTGTGGGTGAGTATGAGATCAGTGTGTGTCATGGACGATATGACACATGgtacttattttaatttcctaCATGAAAATACACACATTCTTAACTTTAAGCTTTCTTTCACGATTCTCCATGAATAAGTTAGAGACAGTGATGAAGGCCCAGTCCATGTGCCATAAATGCTACTTGAAATCAATGTACAAAGSACAGAACGTTTCTTTATTTAACTTGTAAGATTTAAAGAGAAGCTCACATTATACTCCTCCCTGAAGAGTTTGCCATCATCAGCTGAGCGGAGCCGGTACTCCTCCTCCAGGTGGTCCACTGGGATGGGCAGGTAGGTCTTTGAGGCGGAgggggacctgggcagaaggaCCACCGTCTGTTGCTCTGTGGGGAGGRAACATAGTTGGTACCATMTCTCCTTTTTGGTGGCTTTTTTWWAATcatttgaagctaaaaatgaaatgtCCTAAGAAAACTAATCATGTAGCGCtggtagaaataaaaatcaaagatatGTTCTGCGATGTTAAATAACCAATTCTAAGAAATAAAGTGTAAATGATTGGGTTGAATTAGAACAGTGGTTCCCAACCTGTCTGTAAATTAGAGCATGTTAACTAAAATCAGGAATCCCTTATTTCaaagctggatgtttttttttgtttgtttttttaatacctTTTTAGTGCTTCATGTTGAGGTMATCAAAAACTAGTTCTTAAGTCAGAGAACAAGTATCACTTCTTTTTTTYCCCTTTTACAGCAAAAGtccaagcaaacattttgtCCTAAGGACATTTCTTGAGagattataaataattttgttagaCATTTTTCAGACCTGAAGGACATAGCCACACACTGAttaactcaaaaatgtttttgtaaacaagTTCACTCCCACTACCTAAGGGAGTTTATGAAGCTTAATtagaaaaagggagaaaatagATTGACATGTCTACTATCAAAGSTTAGTGCTGCTCTTAAAGATTATTATATTTCTAggaattgtaattttttttacWGTGCCAATATCCACCAATTATGAATTTCTTTTAGCcctaaatgttgctttaaaatccTCTTAGAGCTGTGGTTATTCCTGTTGCCTGTGKACTTTTTYCTTCCACTCTACTTTCCATCAGAATGCTTGGACAGAGGATTCTGGTAAGTCAGCCGACTTGGCAATAAGCTTTTTGTGGCTTATCCTCCTTGTGGAGGGTGTCATTGACGGTCTGCTGGGGAACTCATGTAACATGGCTCTattgaaaatcattttatctgttggttttatataatattaaaatcttgtaaaattaatttaatcattaaaaatcaatcaaacattAAAAMACTGCTGTGGGCAGTGAGGCTATATTTGGTTTCCCCACTCAATTCACCTTATTTATCAGCAAATTTCTCACATAAATAGAAACTTGAGGTTGGGAATCACTGAATCATAAAAATCAACTCACTCAGCTAAcgtaatttgaaaacattttgcataaacTAAACAGGTAATCCTASAGTCTACAATTTTGTGCTACTCCTTCATCTCTGTAGATTTCCCAGAGCACCAAACATCAGCAGGTGTTAAGGAACCAAAAGGAGCCCAGAGAGGAGCCACAGCACCTTGTCCTGGCATTTAGTTACAGCTTTGAGAAAATGAAGGCTGGAAAAATAACCCAGAGAGGGTGGTAGTGTTAGTAACATGCCACCCTTTATACCTGACCTGGAGGTACAACGGTGTACAACGACTCAGAGCTGTAGCCAATCtctaaaacacaaaccaaatcACATCATTCACACAGACACAGTCCAAATAAAAAGACGACCAAGTGCCTTATTTAAgtattaaactgttttaaagtccAAATGTGTTCTTGCTCCAACCAGCAGCCATCTGAAGGTTGTCTTGGTTTTTTCAGTTCCTTCTCTCCCAGGAGCACAACCTGCTCTGCTCTTTCCATTCCTAGATAAGAAAATGCTTCCTAAAGAACATTCACAAATCCTCATCATGAACAGCTTCCTGCATGGTCTGATAAGTGTTATCAAACGTCACACAAATCAgctccatttttaaaacagcGGAGCTGAAAGCTGCTGTAAGAGCAGCTCTGATCTTTGCATCGCCTAACTTCACAGGCAGCCTCAAAGTAGATGCAACTGTTCATGAAACCAGCTTGTTTTCAAACTTCATGTCAACCACAGGAAGTTTGAAGCCACCACAACAACTGGTGGGACTACTTTCACGTATAGGCAGAAATATAAAAACGTATTACCTCCCTCCCCTCTGTCGGCTTTGACTTTCTTTCTTCTGAGCTCAAAGTCTAAATATGACAGATttatatttgcatcttttaacaGCCATCTTGTCACGCTACCTACAATGCGCCTGCAGCTTCTCTTAGTGTGCRATTTTACTACATTACCTTGTTCTTCCAAGATGCCATTCGGTATTTTCTTGTCAACTGTTGTGACGACTGCTGGTTTCTGGTTTTTTAACctgaaagggaaaacaaaacactgcWAAATGAGACACAGACAGTAAATcaatc
Encoded proteins:
- the LOC103481561 gene encoding receptor-type tyrosine-protein phosphatase epsilon isoform X6 translates to MRKNKFSSFRWLKNQKPAVVTTVDKKIPNGILEEQEQQTVVLLPRSPSASKTYLPIPVDHLEEEYRLRSADDGKLFREEYNSLPGGNAQGTYEEANKDENKEKNRYPNILPYDHSRVVLTQLDGNPCSDYINASYVDGYTEKNKFIAAQGPKEETVADFWRMIWEQKVATVVMLTNLKERKEDKCYQYWPDQGCWTYGNVRVAVEDFTVLVDYTIRKFCVQHQASDAAKTPRPVTQLHFTSWPDFGVPFSPIGMLKFLKKVKAVNPPFSGPIVVHCSAGVGRTGTFIVIDGMIDMMHAEQIVDVFGFVSKIREQRSQLIQTDMQYSFVYQALLEYYLYGDTELDVSSLEGHLHKLHNTFADGDRVGLEEEFKKLTNMRIMKENMRTGNLPANMKKNRVLQIIPYDFNRVILSMRRGQEFTDYVNASFIDGYRQKDYFIATQGPLPHTVEDFWRMVWEWKCHSIVMLTELQEREQDKCCQYWPTEDSATYGDYTVELKGDTLCETFSLRDLVLTFVPEKQTRTIRHFHFHGWPEIGIPAEGKGMIDIIASVQRQQQQSGNHPIVVHCSAGAGRTGTFIALSNILERVKAEGLLDVFQTVKSLRMQRPHMVQTVEQYDFCYRVVQDFVDIYSDYANFK
- the LOC103481561 gene encoding receptor-type tyrosine-protein phosphatase epsilon isoform X5 translates to MRKNKFSSFRWLKNQKPAVVTTVDKKIPNGILEEQEIGYSSESLYTVVPPEQQTVVLLPRSPSASKTYLPIPVDHLEEEYRLRSADDGKLFREEYNSLPGGNAQGTYEEANKDENKEKNRYPNILPYDHSRVVLTQLDGNPCSDYINASYVDGYTEKNKFIAAQGPKEETVADFWRMIWEQKVATVVMLTNLKERKEDKCYQYWPDQGCWTYGNVRVAVEDFTVLVDYTIRKFCVQHQASDAAKTPRPVTQLHFTSWPDFGVPFSPIGMLKFLKKVKAVNPPFSGPIVVHCSAGVGRTGTFIVIDGMIDMMHAEQIVDVFGFVSKIREQRSQLIQTDMQYSFVYQALLEYYLYGDTELDVSSLEGHLHKLHNTFADGDRVGLEEEFKKLTNMRIMKENMRTGNLPANMKKNRVLQIIPYDFNRVILSMRRGQEFTDYVNASFIDGYRQKDYFIATQGPLPHTVEDFWRMVWEWKCHSIVMLTELQEREQDKCCQYWPTEDSATYGDYTVELKGDTLCETFSLRDLVLTFVPEKQTRTIRHFHFHGWPEIGIPAEGKGMIDIIASVQRQQQQSGNHPIVVHCSAGAGRTGTFIALSNILERVKAEGLLDVFQTVKSLRMQRPHMVQTVEQYDFCYRVVQDFVDIYSDYANFK
- the LOC103481561 gene encoding receptor-type tyrosine-protein phosphatase epsilon isoform X1; translation: MVPLLFLVTTTIPYSNTTANDTNSKEGDKSHNPQVLPIVLVVSLLVLIFTLLAWYILRLKNQKPAVVTTVDKKIPNGILEEQEIGYSSESLYTVVPPEQQTVVLLPRSPSASKTYLPIPVDHLEEEYRLRSADDGKLFREEYNSLPGGNAQGTYEEANKDENKEKNRYPNILPYDHSRVVLTQLDGNPCSDYINASYVDGYTEKNKFIAAQGPKEETVADFWRMIWEQKVATVVMLTNLKERKEDKCYQYWPDQGCWTYGNVRVAVEDFTVLVDYTIRKFCVQHQASDAAKTPRPVTQLHFTSWPDFGVPFSPIGMLKFLKKVKAVNPPFSGPIVVHCSAGVGRTGTFIVIDGMIDMMHAEQIVDVFGFVSKIREQRSQLIQTDMQYSFVYQALLEYYLYGDTELDVSSLEGHLHKLHNTFADGDRVGLEEEFKKLTNMRIMKENMRTGNLPANMKKNRVLQIIPYDFNRVILSMRRGQEFTDYVNASFIDGYRQKDYFIATQGPLPHTVEDFWRMVWEWKCHSIVMLTELQEREQDKCCQYWPTEDSATYGDYTVELKGDTLCETFSLRDLVLTFVPEKQTRTIRHFHFHGWPEIGIPAEGKGMIDIIASVQRQQQQSGNHPIVVHCSAGAGRTGTFIALSNILERVKAEGLLDVFQTVKSLRMQRPHMVQTVEQYDFCYRVVQDFVDIYSDYANFK
- the LOC103481561 gene encoding receptor-type tyrosine-protein phosphatase epsilon isoform X4, giving the protein MVPLLFLVTTTIPYSNTTANDTNSKGDKSHNPQVLPIVLVVSLLVLIFTLLAWYILRLKNQKPAVVTTVDKKIPNGILEEQEQQTVVLLPRSPSASKTYLPIPVDHLEEEYRLRSADDGKLFREEYNSLPGGNAQGTYEEANKDENKEKNRYPNILPYDHSRVVLTQLDGNPCSDYINASYVDGYTEKNKFIAAQGPKEETVADFWRMIWEQKVATVVMLTNLKERKEDKCYQYWPDQGCWTYGNVRVAVEDFTVLVDYTIRKFCVQHQASDAAKTPRPVTQLHFTSWPDFGVPFSPIGMLKFLKKVKAVNPPFSGPIVVHCSAGVGRTGTFIVIDGMIDMMHAEQIVDVFGFVSKIREQRSQLIQTDMQYSFVYQALLEYYLYGDTELDVSSLEGHLHKLHNTFADGDRVGLEEEFKKLTNMRIMKENMRTGNLPANMKKNRVLQIIPYDFNRVILSMRRGQEFTDYVNASFIDGYRQKDYFIATQGPLPHTVEDFWRMVWEWKCHSIVMLTELQEREQDKCCQYWPTEDSATYGDYTVELKGDTLCETFSLRDLVLTFVPEKQTRTIRHFHFHGWPEIGIPAEGKGMIDIIASVQRQQQQSGNHPIVVHCSAGAGRTGTFIALSNILERVKAEGLLDVFQTVKSLRMQRPHMVQTVEQYDFCYRVVQDFVDIYSDYANFK
- the LOC103481561 gene encoding receptor-type tyrosine-protein phosphatase epsilon isoform X2 gives rise to the protein MVPLLFLVTTTIPYSNTTANDTNSKGDKSHNPQVLPIVLVVSLLVLIFTLLAWYILRLKNQKPAVVTTVDKKIPNGILEEQEIGYSSESLYTVVPPEQQTVVLLPRSPSASKTYLPIPVDHLEEEYRLRSADDGKLFREEYNSLPGGNAQGTYEEANKDENKEKNRYPNILPYDHSRVVLTQLDGNPCSDYINASYVDGYTEKNKFIAAQGPKEETVADFWRMIWEQKVATVVMLTNLKERKEDKCYQYWPDQGCWTYGNVRVAVEDFTVLVDYTIRKFCVQHQASDAAKTPRPVTQLHFTSWPDFGVPFSPIGMLKFLKKVKAVNPPFSGPIVVHCSAGVGRTGTFIVIDGMIDMMHAEQIVDVFGFVSKIREQRSQLIQTDMQYSFVYQALLEYYLYGDTELDVSSLEGHLHKLHNTFADGDRVGLEEEFKKLTNMRIMKENMRTGNLPANMKKNRVLQIIPYDFNRVILSMRRGQEFTDYVNASFIDGYRQKDYFIATQGPLPHTVEDFWRMVWEWKCHSIVMLTELQEREQDKCCQYWPTEDSATYGDYTVELKGDTLCETFSLRDLVLTFVPEKQTRTIRHFHFHGWPEIGIPAEGKGMIDIIASVQRQQQQSGNHPIVVHCSAGAGRTGTFIALSNILERVKAEGLLDVFQTVKSLRMQRPHMVQTVEQYDFCYRVVQDFVDIYSDYANFK
- the LOC103481561 gene encoding receptor-type tyrosine-protein phosphatase epsilon isoform X3, producing the protein MVPLLFLVTTTIPYSNTTANDTNSKEGDKSHNPQVLPIVLVVSLLVLIFTLLAWYILRLKNQKPAVVTTVDKKIPNGILEEQEQQTVVLLPRSPSASKTYLPIPVDHLEEEYRLRSADDGKLFREEYNSLPGGNAQGTYEEANKDENKEKNRYPNILPYDHSRVVLTQLDGNPCSDYINASYVDGYTEKNKFIAAQGPKEETVADFWRMIWEQKVATVVMLTNLKERKEDKCYQYWPDQGCWTYGNVRVAVEDFTVLVDYTIRKFCVQHQASDAAKTPRPVTQLHFTSWPDFGVPFSPIGMLKFLKKVKAVNPPFSGPIVVHCSAGVGRTGTFIVIDGMIDMMHAEQIVDVFGFVSKIREQRSQLIQTDMQYSFVYQALLEYYLYGDTELDVSSLEGHLHKLHNTFADGDRVGLEEEFKKLTNMRIMKENMRTGNLPANMKKNRVLQIIPYDFNRVILSMRRGQEFTDYVNASFIDGYRQKDYFIATQGPLPHTVEDFWRMVWEWKCHSIVMLTELQEREQDKCCQYWPTEDSATYGDYTVELKGDTLCETFSLRDLVLTFVPEKQTRTIRHFHFHGWPEIGIPAEGKGMIDIIASVQRQQQQSGNHPIVVHCSAGAGRTGTFIALSNILERVKAEGLLDVFQTVKSLRMQRPHMVQTVEQYDFCYRVVQDFVDIYSDYANFK